One Candidatus Margulisiibacteriota bacterium DNA segment encodes these proteins:
- a CDS encoding NAD(P)/FAD-dependent oxidoreductase: METLEAIDFKKLQEDFPFVYDVLVIGGGVSGLSTAIEAADKGLSVVIIEETGVLSVLEVVSQFRELGLLSQSDVFSKSRVEYLLKDKNIHVMYSKVVSVFELSSRVKKICTQNGIMLAKTVVFATGITFRKRETPNVHLDLAIDPMMDIVYYMGKNLAVLGNNIHAFRIAEYFSPLVRKVHLVLETEVAEVSAETSERLYSLANVSVSNERFFDLVGEEQIEKILLTNGEVLDVDCVFDCSLSVANTFFIEEELLYKDNYLQVNEDMETAIPGVYAVGSCRINSNSMSVSAINDAHLAVRAIERYLLVY; encoded by the coding sequence ATGGAAACTCTAGAAGCCATTGACTTCAAAAAGTTACAGGAGGATTTTCCTTTTGTTTACGATGTGCTTGTTATTGGTGGTGGGGTTTCAGGCTTAAGTACGGCCATTGAAGCTGCAGATAAAGGACTTAGTGTTGTAATAATCGAGGAAACTGGAGTTCTAAGTGTTTTGGAGGTCGTTTCTCAGTTTAGAGAGCTGGGGCTTTTATCTCAGAGTGATGTTTTTTCTAAAAGTAGAGTAGAGTATTTATTAAAAGATAAAAATATTCATGTTATGTATAGCAAGGTGGTTTCTGTTTTTGAATTATCCTCTAGAGTAAAAAAGATATGTACTCAGAATGGGATTATGTTAGCAAAAACAGTTGTTTTTGCTACTGGCATAACTTTCAGAAAAAGAGAGACTCCCAATGTCCACCTTGATTTGGCAATAGATCCCATGATGGACATTGTATATTATATGGGTAAAAATTTAGCTGTGCTTGGTAACAATATTCATGCGTTTAGAATAGCAGAATATTTCAGCCCGTTGGTTCGTAAAGTCCATTTAGTACTAGAGACAGAGGTTGCAGAAGTAAGTGCAGAAACGTCTGAAAGACTATATTCTTTAGCAAACGTTTCAGTTTCTAATGAACGGTTTTTTGATCTAGTTGGTGAAGAGCAGATAGAAAAAATATTATTAACAAATGGTGAAGTTTTGGATGTTGATTGTGTTTTTGATTGTAGCTTGTCGGTAGCCAATACTTTTTTTATTGAGGAGGAGTTGTTATACAAAGATAATTACTTGCAAGTTAATGAGGATATGGAAACTGCCATTCCAGGAGTATACGCTGTTGGTTCCTGTAGAATAAATTCCAATAGTATGTCAGTTTCAGCAATCAATGATGCACATTTAGCGGTTAGGGCTATTGAAAGGTATCTTTTAGTTTACTAA
- a CDS encoding LptA/OstA family protein → MSRVIIFVSLFVFLVCFAAEDNPVNIKAERFEVNLSTNYFEANEKIVIEQGKLIIRADKANYKESKNKINLFDNIIADYLEVKIYCQEMVFDREKNIVNAFKDVQVIYKEYIVYSQKLVYYPDKGLMIFKGEAIVNQGKNVLKSNDITLDLKKNKIYSDNKTNFMISNGN, encoded by the coding sequence ATGAGTAGAGTAATAATATTTGTTTCACTATTTGTTTTTTTAGTTTGCTTTGCAGCAGAGGATAATCCTGTAAATATTAAGGCCGAAAGGTTTGAAGTAAATCTTTCTACCAATTATTTTGAAGCAAATGAAAAAATAGTTATTGAACAGGGCAAGCTGATCATTCGAGCAGACAAAGCTAATTATAAAGAATCCAAAAATAAAATAAATCTTTTTGATAATATCATTGCTGACTATTTAGAAGTCAAAATTTATTGTCAAGAAATGGTTTTTGACAGAGAAAAGAATATCGTCAATGCTTTCAAGGATGTGCAAGTGATTTACAAAGAGTATATTGTGTATAGCCAGAAACTTGTCTATTACCCAGACAAAGGTCTGATGATTTTTAAAGGAGAAGCAATAGTTAATCAGGGGAAAAATGTTTTAAAGAGTAATGATATTACTTTGGATTTGAAAAAAAACAAGATTTATTCAGACAACAAAACCAACTTTATGATTAGTAACGGTAATTAG